The following coding sequences lie in one Natrarchaeobius halalkaliphilus genomic window:
- a CDS encoding DUF7344 domain-containing protein, with protein MGSPSTSDGSKECITLETNEDCLSPSAAFELLADQHRRYFLHYFRVETTRTAETEEVCEFIVNGLPDSDTDKDSLQIELRHQHLPRLTQCNIIEYDNRHETVRYYSDPVVEQCLEFVSSHDLG; from the coding sequence ATGGGATCCCCCAGTACATCAGATGGATCTAAGGAATGCATCACGCTCGAGACCAACGAAGACTGTCTGAGTCCATCAGCAGCATTTGAACTACTGGCTGATCAGCACCGTCGTTATTTTCTACATTACTTCCGAGTTGAAACCACTCGCACAGCAGAGACCGAGGAGGTTTGTGAGTTTATTGTAAATGGATTACCCGATTCGGACACTGACAAGGATTCATTGCAAATCGAACTACGGCATCAACATCTTCCAAGGCTCACCCAATGTAATATCATCGAATACGATAACAGGCACGAGACAGTCCGATACTACAGCGATCCAGTAGTTGAACAGTGCTTAGAGTTCGTTTCCTCTCACGATCTTGGATGA
- a CDS encoding HalOD1 output domain-containing protein: MKGVCQSDHIGYDPSTDEVYIEYDRGKDSSLPVVIARGVAAITGKQVEEIPSLYSVVDPDALDSLFGPSSEENDRTLGKVSFEYYNFEITVYASDVVCIDISNADIELDHPRS, from the coding sequence ATGAAGGGAGTTTGTCAATCAGACCACATTGGATACGATCCGTCAACCGACGAAGTTTATATAGAGTATGACCGTGGAAAAGACTCCTCACTACCAGTAGTCATTGCCCGGGGTGTTGCAGCTATAACTGGCAAACAAGTCGAAGAAATTCCTTCACTGTATTCGGTTGTCGATCCAGACGCACTTGATTCGCTATTTGGACCGTCATCCGAAGAAAATGACCGTACCCTGGGGAAAGTCTCTTTCGAGTACTATAATTTCGAAATTACAGTCTATGCATCCGATGTTGTTTGTATCGACATCTCAAATGCAGATATTGAGTTAGATCATCCAAGATCGTGA
- a CDS encoding GNAT family N-acetyltransferase: MAPELTIEPAEADDIDGITELWVRLARGQRAYDSYVRPEANRSTMRETLAAHRATDGLLVARVGPDLAGFASFSIERGSLELDATRGTLSNLYVEPEYRDRGVGSALLHTAEETLAANGVEVLTLEVMATNEDARRFYRQRGYETFRVAMDRSLDDRPENDTHSKEDR; the protein is encoded by the coding sequence ATGGCTCCCGAACTGACGATCGAACCAGCCGAAGCGGACGATATCGACGGGATCACCGAGCTCTGGGTCCGACTCGCTCGCGGTCAGCGGGCCTACGATTCGTACGTTCGTCCCGAGGCGAACCGCTCGACGATGCGTGAGACACTCGCCGCTCACCGCGCCACTGATGGGCTCTTGGTCGCCCGCGTCGGCCCTGATCTGGCTGGGTTCGCCTCCTTTTCGATCGAGCGCGGCAGTCTCGAACTCGACGCCACCCGGGGAACGCTCTCGAACCTCTACGTCGAACCCGAATATCGCGACCGGGGCGTCGGATCGGCGCTACTTCACACCGCCGAAGAGACCCTCGCCGCGAACGGTGTCGAGGTCCTCACGCTCGAGGTGATGGCAACGAACGAAGACGCCAGGCGATTTTACCGACAGCGAGGTTACGAGACGTTTCGAGTCGCGATGGATCGCTCGCTGGACGACCGACCGGAAAACGACACACACTCAAAGGAGGACCGCTAA